The Fibrobacter sp. UWR4 genome has a window encoding:
- a CDS encoding sodium:solute symporter, producing the protein MFTAVDWLVLVGYLLVSLFIGLWVSRGNKNLKEYMLGGGSMPWIAVGISLIATSVSATTFLGAPADVYGDNMTFLMFQIGAFISIFVVGKVFIPRFQNSGISSAYELFEVRFGRPVRRLAAVFYCLHLLLRTGILLYAPSLVLAQILHIDLKVAIIVSAAVAIFYTWFGGIKAVIWTDVMQFIVFFGGGALVLLIISNSVGGLGEMARMAGEAGKTKWFDGSLDISNARTLISAGFAYAILEIAIRGCDQQFVQRYLSCKDVKAANRSSVLSMVLGVVVSILFYWVGAALYVYYQMAKSAPLPEGLGQNDVFPYFIVNSLPQGVTGLIVAAICAAAMSSLSGAINSLSNTSERDFFGWKENEGLGGLKRAKLWTVLWGVLGVFGALFAATQQGSLLKNAVFFTGLFTGPLLGMFLLAFFGEKVFGTGLKKLRGWVVIVAVLCGMGSLILVQGIPAFKVPAVLGGIFSWPWMPLISMTTTIVVACVVNAVANLATSKK; encoded by the coding sequence ATGTTTACTGCTGTTGATTGGCTAGTCCTGGTGGGCTATCTGCTGGTTTCCCTCTTTATCGGTCTGTGGGTTTCCCGCGGTAACAAGAACCTGAAGGAATATATGCTGGGCGGTGGTTCCATGCCCTGGATTGCTGTTGGCATTAGCCTTATTGCAACCTCCGTCAGCGCTACCACTTTCCTTGGGGCGCCTGCGGATGTGTATGGCGACAACATGACTTTCCTCATGTTCCAGATTGGCGCCTTCATCAGTATTTTCGTGGTGGGGAAGGTTTTTATTCCTCGCTTCCAGAATTCGGGAATTTCCAGCGCCTACGAACTTTTTGAAGTTCGTTTTGGTAGGCCCGTCCGTAGACTTGCCGCTGTATTCTATTGCTTGCATTTGTTACTCCGTACGGGGATCCTGCTGTATGCGCCGTCCCTGGTGCTCGCGCAGATTCTGCATATCGACTTGAAGGTGGCCATTATTGTTTCTGCAGCCGTCGCTATTTTCTACACCTGGTTTGGCGGCATCAAGGCGGTTATCTGGACCGATGTGATGCAGTTTATCGTGTTCTTTGGCGGTGGCGCTCTCGTTCTTTTGATTATCTCCAATTCCGTAGGCGGCCTTGGGGAGATGGCCCGCATGGCAGGGGAGGCCGGCAAGACGAAATGGTTTGACGGTAGCTTGGATATTTCCAATGCCCGTACTCTTATTTCTGCAGGTTTTGCCTACGCCATTCTGGAAATTGCCATCCGCGGTTGCGACCAGCAGTTCGTGCAGCGCTACCTCAGCTGCAAGGATGTAAAGGCCGCCAACCGTTCCAGCGTACTTTCCATGGTGCTGGGCGTTGTGGTTTCTATCCTCTTCTATTGGGTGGGTGCTGCGCTTTATGTCTACTACCAGATGGCTAAGTCCGCGCCTCTTCCCGAAGGTCTTGGACAGAATGACGTGTTTCCTTACTTTATTGTAAATAGCCTGCCTCAAGGTGTAACAGGCCTGATTGTCGCTGCCATCTGTGCTGCCGCCATGAGCTCCCTTTCTGGGGCCATCAATTCCCTCAGCAATACGTCCGAAAGGGATTTCTTTGGCTGGAAGGAAAACGAAGGCCTTGGCGGTCTCAAGCGTGCAAAGCTGTGGACGGTCCTGTGGGGTGTTCTCGGCGTGTTCGGTGCACTCTTTGCGGCCACCCAGCAGGGAAGCCTTTTGAAGAATGCCGTGTTCTTTACCGGCCTCTTTACGGGCCCCCTTCTTGGAATGTTCCTGCTGGCGTTCTTCGGAGAAAAAGTCTTCGGTACTGGCCTGAAAAAACTCCGCGGTTGGGTGGTCATTGTGGCAGTCCTTTGCGGTATGGGAAGCTTGATTCTTGTGCAGGGAATTCCTGCCTTTAAGGTGCCTGCGGTTCTTGGCGGGATCTTTAGCTGGCCCTGGATGCCCCTCATCAGCATGACCACCACCATCGTGGTTGCCTGTGTGGTAAATGCGGTTGCAAATTTGGCCACTTCCAAAAAGTAA
- a CDS encoding SIMPL domain-containing protein (The SIMPL domain is named for its presence in mouse protein SIMPL (signalling molecule that associates with mouse pelle-like kinase). Bacterial member BP26, from Brucella, was shown to assemble into a channel-like structure, while YggE from E. coli has been associated with resistance to oxidative stress.), with protein sequence MSNKVSLVAIAGLSAVCLGLLWNQQNGAGQDVVSQSPALGLPDSKPVLEKTGRGTITVASEDQHMFVADEYITTFSIFQRNKDKGKAFSLMNANREKVMALFKKMNIDEKRVDQTSVDVKKDWTYEKNIRRDDGFVATQHFRVILSSKDDAETLEQELTQFSFVEESRIWSQLKNAEAMEVETIKSACKKVKQKADEYAQSVGANVGTAITVSGHSSVDQFNSTDSVGVFANVQASMRLVGKNESKNSYITVNQYENKKFLADKFIVSACIVIDGSNKELLYKQVAEKRGQIEDLAKNLGIAVSDVNTESLVISKKTKWELREDGGKNPIAARQNVTVNFRSKDAAVTFFSALAGIEHVLPRRAEPALSNEDSLRIQVTNLAGQKALARAKALAEGFGGKIGDVVNVGDNAASGLQDYMAVNEVVMDAQPRLYKAKMGRSGGFNDGLASLLGGGDGSMGMNIADSVEISSFISVVTELKY encoded by the coding sequence ATGTCTAACAAAGTTTCTTTAGTAGCGATTGCAGGTCTGTCTGCGGTTTGCCTCGGCTTGCTGTGGAATCAGCAGAATGGTGCTGGACAAGATGTTGTTTCTCAAAGCCCGGCCTTGGGCTTACCTGATTCCAAGCCTGTGTTGGAGAAAACCGGCCGCGGAACCATCACTGTAGCAAGTGAAGATCAGCATATGTTCGTTGCTGATGAATACATCACTACCTTCAGTATTTTTCAGAGGAATAAGGATAAGGGCAAGGCTTTCTCCTTGATGAACGCCAATCGAGAAAAGGTTATGGCTCTTTTCAAAAAAATGAATATTGATGAAAAGAGAGTTGATCAGACTAGTGTTGACGTAAAGAAGGACTGGACCTATGAGAAAAACATACGTCGAGATGATGGCTTCGTTGCTACTCAACATTTTAGAGTGATTCTTTCTAGCAAGGATGACGCTGAAACTTTGGAACAGGAATTGACTCAATTCTCTTTTGTGGAAGAATCCCGCATCTGGTCTCAGCTGAAAAATGCGGAGGCCATGGAAGTGGAAACGATTAAGAGTGCCTGTAAAAAGGTGAAACAGAAGGCGGATGAATATGCCCAGAGTGTTGGGGCGAATGTAGGAACCGCAATTACTGTCAGTGGACACTCCAGCGTAGATCAATTTAACTCTACGGATTCGGTGGGCGTCTTTGCGAATGTACAGGCCTCCATGCGTCTTGTAGGAAAGAATGAATCCAAGAATTCCTACATCACGGTGAATCAGTACGAAAATAAGAAGTTCCTTGCTGATAAGTTCATTGTTTCCGCTTGTATTGTAATTGATGGCTCCAATAAGGAACTGCTTTACAAGCAGGTGGCTGAAAAACGTGGTCAGATTGAGGACTTGGCTAAGAATCTTGGTATTGCTGTGTCTGATGTGAATACGGAATCTTTGGTCATCAGTAAGAAGACTAAGTGGGAACTGAGAGAGGATGGCGGAAAGAACCCCATTGCTGCTCGCCAGAATGTAACGGTGAATTTCCGTTCCAAGGATGCTGCTGTAACATTCTTCTCGGCTTTGGCGGGCATTGAACATGTTCTGCCGCGCCGTGCGGAGCCGGCCCTGAGTAATGAGGATTCCCTGCGAATCCAGGTAACGAACCTTGCGGGGCAAAAGGCTCTTGCTCGAGCAAAGGCTTTGGCGGAAGGCTTCGGTGGCAAGATAGGCGATGTGGTGAATGTTGGCGATAACGCCGCCAGCGGGCTTCAAGACTACATGGCCGTAAATGAGGTGGTGATGGATGCTCAACCAAGGTTGTATAAGGCTAAGATGGGCAGATCTGGTGGGTTCAATGATGGACTGGCGAGTCTCCTTGGCGGAGGGGATGGCTCCATGGGCATGAACATCGCCGATTCCGTGGAAATTTCATCTTTCATTAGCGTCGTAACAGAACTGAAGTACTAA